GGAAGAACAGGGCATCCTCGAAACGCTGCGGCGAGTCATCTCACGGCTTAATGAAATCTTCCGTTTTGCCATCTCCGAAGAGCTCATCGAATTCAATCCGGCTGACAACCTGGTCGCCCGCTTCAAGAAACCAAAAAAGCAGAACATGCCCGCCCTTCACCCCAGTGAACTGGGCAGGCTAATGCTGGCGCTACAGAACGCTTCTATCCGCAAGGAAACCCGCTGCCTTATCGAATGGGAGCTACTGACCTGGGTTCGCCCCGGCGAGGCCGTCAGCGCCCGCTGGTGCGACATCGACATGAAAAAAGCAGAATGGCGCATCCCCGATACCTTTATGAAGATGAACCGTTCGCACACGGTGCCGCTTAGCAAACAGGCGCTGCGCGTTCTTCAGATCATGGAGCCCGTCAGCCGCCATCGTCCGTGGGTCTTCCCCAGCATCCGCAAACCACTGGAGCATATGCACCAGCAGACCGCGAACGCCGCGCTTATCCGCATGGGGTTCGGCGGCGAACTGGTCGCCCACGGCATGCGCAGCCGCCAGGACCGCAGGCGCAGGTCATTTTCCCCGTGAAGTCCTGGAATCTGTGCTGGCACACCAGAAAGAAGACGAGATCGAAGCGGCCTACAACCGCAGCGACTATCTGGAACAAAGGCGACCGCTGATGCAGTGGTGGGGAAACTACGTTGATGCCGCCAGACGGCAGGCGCTGCTCGGTGCAGAAGAACCGCTGCAAATCGTGGAAGGAGAATAATGTGACCAGTCCCATTCGTCAGAATCTGTTTGAACGGGAATGTGATATGCCGCTTCTGGAAGCGCGGCATCTCGCCCTTCTGCTTCTAGGCCTCGATGCTTCCCAACCTGCAAACGCCCTGCCGGAAGAACATCAGGAAAACTACCGTATCCTGCACGACGCCATCAGCCGGACCATTAAGGCAACAGGCATGGTCAGTGCCCCGGCGAACAAGCGCATGTTCTATGCCGATGAGATGTTTGCCCTGGCCTGGCGGCTTATTGATGACGAACTGACGCCGTCAGAAGTAAAAGACCGTAGCCTGAAGGCGGTGATGAAACTGTCGCGTAATAGCCGTGGCCGCAAGTGGCTGAAGACGCTCGGCGACGACGCACTACCGGATCTCACGGCTTCAACACAACCTTCCCTGCGTGGAATGCATAAGCGCGACAAAGCACGGGAGAATACTGCCCGACTCTGCTGGCTGCTGGTTCAGCTTCTGGTTGAGGAGACTGATGGGCGTTATGGGACGTCGGATAAACCGGCTTCTGACCAGATACTTCGAAAGCTGAAGACGCTGGCTAAGGAACAGGAATTGCCGTCGGATGGGCTTGGACGGGGGACATTTTATGAGGTGTTGAAGATGGAAAGAGAAAAGTGAGTATAGGTAATTGATATCTGTGTAAGATGCAGCGAACCGAATAAAATCTGAAAGCTCAGACGTATAGTCTGCTTCGTCCTGTGAGTTCAATAGGTTGATGCAACGCTATCCTTAATCAAGGGGGACGTTGCTTGTGTAACATTTAATCTACGGATATTGGTCATTAATGCGGGTTGATGTTGTACTGTCATGATTGAGCGACCTCAGGTTGAGGGTGGGGCTCACTTATATACGTGTATCCATTATTAGTAGGTAAATTCATGTATATTGGCTACCTAATTTAGCCACTCCTCCGCACATAGTTAACTCCTGATTTGAGATAGAGAGGGATTATGATGCTAGGAAGATTTATTGCTTAGCATATAGCAGGTGATCTTTTACCTACTGGAGTGGTAAATTACCCCTATTTTTCAGTGAATGTTTTGTCAGGGAGTATTAATTTCGTGGAAAACGATAAGGTGAAGTTAGGAAGAAATGATAAATGCTGGTGCAAATCAGGACTTAAGTATAAAAAATGCCATCTCGATCGAGACCGTGAAATGCCGGTATCTAAAGCCGAAGCCCTGAAATTTTCAAAGTCTAATTCGCAGAGAAAGGCGTGTTATGCACCAGCATCCATGCACGAAGATTGTGACAAACGTATCGTTCAGGCGCACACGCTTTCTAAGAGCAGTAGCCTTAAGGCGATCGCCGACTCTAGTAATCATGTTATGGGAGTGGTAATGAACCTGCCGAGCCTGATAAAAAACAACGGAAGATGGGTTCCAGAGAAGATTGGTATCAATCAGGCATCCACTTTTACCGGATTTTGTGCAGTTCATGACAGAATATTATTTTCATGTCTAGAGAACGAAAAATTTACAGGCACGGATGAGCAGTGTTTTGCCCTAATGTTTCGTTCGTTATCTAAAGAAATTTACGCCAAGGAGGGGGGAAGACGGTCTTCCGATTTTGCTAAAAATGCCGATAAAGGAAAGTTACAGGCCGAACAAGTCTATATTCAGGAATTTGTCAGCCTGCATCAAAGCGGTTTGAATGCAGCAATAACTGAACTAAATAATCTTAAAACTAGCCTCGACCGCATTCTGCTTAACAGACAGTTTTCAGAAATTGAAAGTGTTGTCTTCACGTTTTCAGAACCATTACCCATTGCGGTTTCGTCAATTCTTTCACCGGAGAGGGATTTTGATGGGACCAAAATTCAGGATTTGAACGATCTTACCGTGTCGGCGGAACAGGTCTGCTTCAATGCTTTTTCCAGCGAAGGTAAGGGATATGTAGTGTTCAGTTGGCTGGGAACTTCAGCAATTATCAGACGTTTTGTGCGATCACTAATTAAGGTTCAAACTGACAGGATTTTCAACACCCTCCTGTATTTTTTCTTCACAAAAGCTGAAAATACATACTCATCTCCTGAGTGGTGGGACAGCCTCAGTGACAAACAGCGAGAGAATATCGGCAATATGATTATGTCGGGTGTTGACTTTTTTGATAATTCTACATTACGCGTCGATCATTCAGTTGATTATAACTCTGCTGCGCTTGCAGAGATAAGATACAGCAACAGCGAGATTTCCAGTTGAATGCTTTAATGCCATTAGAAAAAACGGGCCAATCAGTTGTACCGAAATTGTAACGATAAGATGTCACCGCCTTTTGCTGCCAGATCGGCATCTTTCGACAAACTGATGTAGGCTGCTGATTTCCGCTTAAGCGGAGGTTATCAGGTTAGGGATGCTATCTGCAGATAGGCTATAGTAACTGGGTACTCTCCCCAATTGTAATTGACCTGCTCTCCGTTAATGAACAGGTCACAATCGTTGTAATGCGGCCATTAGGAGTTTCCATCGTAGTATTTTATCCAGTCACAATCGGAGTAAAAAATAAACATATATTCTATCAATTCACTCATTAAATTTAATCTAGCCTACATACACCAGCTGGTTTTATTTTTTCAGTAATGAAAATTAACATATCGATTTCATTCTTCTTAGGGACTAACATCGAAACCCCATGTACAAGACTATTTCTAACCTCAGTAATTTTTTTAATAAAAGTTGCATCTTGCCTAGAAATTATTTTGTTTTTTACTAAAGCATTGACTACTTTCCCTATAAAAAGAGGGCGATTAGGTTGTTTAGCCGAAAAAACCTTATGCCTTGCAATTTTTTCAAAATTAATCCAAGCAGAGATGAAACAAGTAAAGCCAGATACAAACATATATTCTTCATGATCAATGTCTGGCAGGTGCCCAACAACTGAACGAATCATGTCATCTGGTAAGTTGAAAAGTTCACGTTCAAGATCTTTCGCTACAATAACTCCAGTATCAATTAAGTTAAAATCACTTTGCAAAACAATTAATTCCTTGTGCAACTGCGGTAAGGAACCCTTATATTTATCATTTAAGACAAAGTAATATTTTTTAATAGGACATATATCATGCCAGTAATCCCTTAACCCTTCAAAATCATCTTTTATTTTATTAACAGCAGCTAGTACATTATTAGATGCATCTTCTGGTGCATACACCTGATAATATACCCCCTGCCCCTTAATAAAACCATCATTCTTTCTGTCTCCAATATTTCCATAAGGCTTCACCTGCTGAAAATCTGGCGACTTATAGTACATTATTTTTGAAAACAAGTCCTCAAAGCGAACTCCGTCAGACTCATAGACTTGGAGATGAAACATGTTTCTAGCAATAGATAATGAGATATCATCCATAGTCAAACCTTGCATAATTAGAGTAAATTCAACAACATTTACTTATCTAAGTTATATGAAACTTGGCGTTACCACAATAACAGAAAATATTAAATTGTTAGTTCTTCTGACTGCCCCTGTTGATTAACACACCGCAACTTAAGTAATGCCATCATCAGTGGTTAGAACAGTTAACAGCTTCCTCGCTTACAACTGACGATGAGATAGCGGCAGCTATTGTGAAGTGTTTGTAGTCGTGCGTTGCCATTCGTTAACCATAGCAAATATTATCTCGACGGAGCTCAACTGGATAAAAACCATTTATTTTCAATAAATTAATCTAACACCATCAGTTTTGATGGCAAAGAAAATCTTCCCGGACTCTTTACTTTCTATCCGGACTTAACTTTTTCACCCGGACCTATACCTCCCCTCCCCGTTCCGCGCTATAACCGCCTCGACACTCTGTTCCCGTGAGGTGCAATCATGAAAATCCGTGCTGACAGTAACGATGCTTTTCCCGAAAGCGGCAACGTGCGTATGCGGCAGGTGGTCCAGTTTCTGGCGATGAGTGAATCATCGGTTTACCGCCTGATTAAAGACACCGACTTTCCCCGCCCCGTCCACCTCTCTTCCCGACTGGTGGTCTTCGATGCTGCGGAAATCCGTCAGTGGCAACAGCGCCGCACCGTCATCCGTTAATCCACGCTCAGGGATGAGCCGACTGATACCCCATCATGAAACGCGCGCCCTTTCTCTGTAAGCAGTCTCCGGACCGCACGCTCGAAGTGGTGATCCTTGCCGGAAGCCTGGCATGGGAAACCTCACGCGTGTGGCGAAAAGATCCCGACCGGGAAGATGATGTTCCTCCGATGGTACTCGGCCCGAATGAACTGGCCGATCTGAGCAATCTGACCATTATCAGGCCCGACACGCTCTACGTCCGGGTACTTCGCACCGGCGATATCAGTGAAGAAGATCTGCTGAAAATTGCCGTAAAACTGGCGCACGCGGGTGTGCAGATGGCCCGGCTGATGAGCCCTGACGGTGAGTTACTGGAGAACTGGACCGGGCAGCTTGAACGCCTGCGACAGGAAAGGCCTTCCGATATCCTGCCGGATCACTTCCGCCTCGATGAAGAGGCGCTGTGGTTTGACAAGCTCACCGAACGGCGCGACGGCGAAAGCGACGTCCAGCCCCAGCGCATCTGTTCCCCTCTGCGCGTCACCGCCATCACCTGCGACAGCCATGACGGCAGCTATGGCCGACTGCTGGAATGGCACACCACCACCGGGCAGTTGCGGCGCTGGGCCATGCCGATGGCGATGCTCAGCGGCAACGGCGAGGAGCTGCGGCGCATCCTGCTGGAGAACGGTCTGACCAATATCTCCACCCGCCCCGCCCTGCGCAGCCTGCTGTGCGAATACATCTCACGGTCACTCCCCGGACGCCGGGTCACCTGCGTGGAGAAAACCGGCTGGCACAACGGGGTATACGTGCTCCCGGATGAAGTTATCGGTCCCGATGGCGACAATGTCATCCTTCAGGGCAGCCACTACCTGACTGGTGGCTTTGCGCAGGCAGGGACGCTGGCAGAGTGGCAGGAGCAGGTCGCCGCACTCTGTGCAGGCAACTCGCGTCTGGTCTTTGCCGTCTGCTGTGCGCTGGCCGCCCCGCTGTTGCGCCTGACCGGAACGGGTGGCGGGGGTTTCCACCTGCGCGGTGAGTCCACCGATGGCAAGACCACGGTGATGAAAGTGGCCGCTTCCGTCTGCGGTGGCACGGATTACTGGCACTCCTGGCGGGCCACCGGGAATGCGCTGGAGGGAATTGCCAGTCGCCACAATGATGCCCTGCTGCCGCTCGATGA
This DNA window, taken from Salmonella enterica subsp. enterica serovar Typhimurium str. LT2, encodes the following:
- a CDS encoding Fels-2 prophage protein (similar to int protein in phage CP4-57; similar to E. coli prophage CP4-57 integrase (AAC75670.1); Blastp hit to AAC75670.1 (413 aa), 47% identity in aa 1 - 341), with translation MPNQLKPLTNVEIAGAKPRSTDYELRDGEGLYLLVKTSGRKAWHFEYYHPVTKKRTKTSLGPYPVVTLAMARETRTKYRRLLYQGIDPRQHLAGIAEEKRIQNECTLEKVAEQWLKEKKRTSDLSEDHAKDVWRSLEMHVFPSLGNTPVTEIRPKMLKEHLTPLEEQGILETLRRVISRLNEIFRFAISEELIEFNPADNLVARFKKPKKQNMPALHPSELGRLMLALQNASIRKETRCLIEWELLTWVRPGEAVSARWCDIDMKKAEWRIPDTFMKMNRSHTVPLSKQALRVLQIMEPVSRHRPWVFPSIRKPLEHMHQQTANAALIRMGFGGELVAHGMRSRQDRRRRSFSP
- a CDS encoding putative periplasmic protein encodes the protein MPLLEARHLALLLLGLDASQPANALPEEHQENYRILHDAISRTIKATGMVSAPANKRMFYADEMFALAWRLIDDELTPSEVKDRSLKAVMKLSRNSRGRKWLKTLGDDALPDLTASTQPSLRGMHKRDKARENTARLCWLLVQLLVEETDGRYGTSDKPASDQILRKLKTLAKEQELPSDGLGRGTFYEVLKMEREK
- a CDS encoding putative cytoplasmic protein, encoding MVNYPYFSVNVLSGSINFVENDKVKLGRNDKCWCKSGLKYKKCHLDRDREMPVSKAEALKFSKSNSQRKACYAPASMHEDCDKRIVQAHTLSKSSSLKAIADSSNHVMGVVMNLPSLIKNNGRWVPEKIGINQASTFTGFCAVHDRILFSCLENEKFTGTDEQCFALMFRSLSKEIYAKEGGRRSSDFAKNADKGKLQAEQVYIQEFVSLHQSGLNAAITELNNLKTSLDRILLNRQFSEIESVVFTFSEPLPIAVSSILSPERDFDGTKIQDLNDLTVSAEQVCFNAFSSEGKGYVVFSWLGTSAIIRRFVRSLIKVQTDRIFNTLLYFFFTKAENTYSSPEWWDSLSDKQRENIGNMIMSGVDFFDNSTLRVDHSVDYNSAALAEIRYSNSEISS
- a CDS encoding putative cytoplasmic protein, whose amino-acid sequence is MQGLTMDDISLSIARNMFHLQVYESDGVRFEDLFSKIMYYKSPDFQQVKPYGNIGDRKNDGFIKGQGVYYQVYAPEDASNNVLAAVNKIKDDFEGLRDYWHDICPIKKYYFVLNDKYKGSLPQLHKELIVLQSDFNLIDTGVIVAKDLERELFNLPDDMIRSVVGHLPDIDHEEYMFVSGFTCFISAWINFEKIARHKVFSAKQPNRPLFIGKVVNALVKNKIISRQDATFIKKITEVRNSLVHGVSMLVPKKNEIDMLIFITEKIKPAGVCRLD
- a CDS encoding putative cytoplasmic protein, which codes for MKIRADSNDAFPESGNVRMRQVVQFLAMSESSVYRLIKDTDFPRPVHLSSRLVVFDAAEIRQWQQRRTVIR
- a CDS encoding putative inner membrane protein encodes the protein MKRAPFLCKQSPDRTLEVVILAGSLAWETSRVWRKDPDREDDVPPMVLGPNELADLSNLTIIRPDTLYVRVLRTGDISEEDLLKIAVKLAHAGVQMARLMSPDGELLENWTGQLERLRQERPSDILPDHFRLDEEALWFDKLTERRDGESDVQPQRICSPLRVTAITCDSHDGSYGRLLEWHTTTGQLRRWAMPMAMLSGNGEELRRILLENGLTNISTRPALRSLLCEYISRSLPGRRVTCVEKTGWHNGVYVLPDEVIGPDGDNVILQGSHYLTGGFAQAGTLAEWQEQVAALCAGNSRLVFAVCCALAAPLLRLTGTGGGGFHLRGESTDGKTTVMKVAASVCGGTDYWHSWRATGNALEGIASRHNDALLPLDELREVDPREAGMIAYMLANGQGKGRARTDGEVRNRRHWTLLLFSTGELSLAEHTERAGERIYAGMDVRMVQIPSDTGQHGAFEQLHGFASGQQFADTLCDRVARFHGTAFRAWLAFLTHDQDASTTLARELLRRYQNALMPDNAGNQVQRIVARFALLAAAGEIATLHGITGWQKGTAYEAVQICLHAWLNERGHIANQEDEGVLAQIKRFITAHQYSRFASWDGPDRPLNMAGFRRVEKDPLTGEEHTLFFILPEGWREICRGFSPARAARLCQEAECLQPGSDGKYQSQVRLPEIGKTRVYRLTSRILSI